A window of Deltaproteobacteria bacterium contains these coding sequences:
- the fsa gene encoding fructose-6-phosphate aldolase — MKFFIDTADFDEIQEAYRLGLVDGVTTNPTLCSKAGCHDVAGFQEQIKRICDLVQAPVSAEVLSTISDEMVPEARKLASLHDQVVVKIPMTVEGLKATRILASEGIRVNVTLVFQAVQGLLAAKAGAAYVSPFIGRLDDINHTGMEIVEQLITIFDNYGFDTEVIVASIRHPLHVLQAALAGADIATIPHKVLMQLIKHPLTDIGLQRFMEDWKRVQEL; from the coding sequence ATGAAATTCTTTATTGATACTGCAGACTTCGACGAAATCCAGGAAGCTTACCGGCTTGGCTTGGTAGATGGCGTGACCACCAATCCTACCCTTTGTTCCAAGGCCGGATGTCATGATGTTGCCGGTTTTCAGGAGCAGATTAAACGTATCTGCGATCTGGTTCAGGCGCCGGTCAGTGCCGAGGTGCTGAGTACCATCAGCGACGAGATGGTACCGGAGGCCCGAAAATTAGCCAGCCTGCATGACCAGGTGGTGGTCAAGATTCCGATGACGGTGGAAGGCCTGAAGGCTACCCGGATTCTGGCCTCGGAGGGCATCAGGGTTAATGTGACCCTGGTCTTTCAGGCGGTCCAGGGGTTGCTGGCGGCTAAAGCCGGGGCGGCCTATGTCAGTCCGTTTATTGGCCGGCTGGATGATATTAACCATACCGGTATGGAGATCGTCGAACAGCTGATAACCATATTCGATAACTATGGATTCGATACAGAAGTGATCGTGGCCAGCATCCGCCATCCGCTGCATGTGCTGCAGGCTGCTTTGGCCGGAGCCGACATTGCCACCATTCCTCACAAAGTACTTATGCAACTAATCAAACATCCCCTCACGGATATCGGTTTGCAAAGATTCATGGAGGACTGGAAGCGGGTGCAAGAATTATAG
- a CDS encoding 30S ribosomal protein S20: protein MARHRSAMKRDRQSKTRRLRNKSRKTRVKQLVKEVRLAVARNQPEEAQEALKKAIPVIDRVAGRGTLHWRTAARKISRLTRQVNSLTAGS, encoded by the coding sequence TTGGCAAGACATCGCTCGGCCATGAAGCGGGATCGACAAAGTAAAACACGGCGTTTGCGTAATAAGAGCCGCAAGACCCGGGTTAAGCAACTAGTCAAAGAGGTCCGGCTGGCCGTGGCCCGAAATCAACCTGAGGAGGCTCAAGAAGCCCTGAAAAAAGCCATCCCGGTCATCGATCGGGTGGCGGGCCGAGGCACCCTGCATTGGCGAACCGCGGCCCGGAAAATCTCCCGACTGACTCGCCAGGTTAATTCCCTGACCGCTGGTTCCTAA
- a CDS encoding YHS domain-containing protein, which translates to MVQDPVCKTFIPRREALKASHNGKDYYFCSEGCRKHFLREPTKFVSERSSE; encoded by the coding sequence CTGGTCCAGGATCCGGTCTGCAAAACTTTTATTCCGCGCCGCGAGGCGTTAAAGGCCTCGCATAATGGCAAGGATTACTATTTCTGTTCCGAGGGCTGCCGCAAGCATTTCCTGAGAGAACCGACCAAATTTGTCTCAGAAAGGAGTTCAGAATGA
- the pgsA gene encoding CDP-diacylglycerol--glycerol-3-phosphate 3-phosphatidyltransferase yields the protein MRPNSVSFWNLPNTLTSIRVMAIPILLVLLSFPGEAPSFMAAMFFLGAGMTDLLDGFFARRQSLVTRGGKFMDPLADKLLVSAALIMLIALDRVAAWMAFVIIGRELAVTGLRALAAAEGILLAADRWGKIKTALQMSALFALILHFPYWGIDFHQVGTILLWLALLVTLTSGVSYFLNFFRQIN from the coding sequence ATGAGGCCGAATTCAGTGTCATTCTGGAATCTTCCCAATACCTTGACCAGCATTCGGGTAATGGCCATTCCTATCCTCTTGGTGCTGTTGAGCTTTCCCGGCGAAGCCCCTAGTTTTATGGCGGCCATGTTTTTTCTGGGGGCAGGGATGACCGACCTATTGGATGGCTTTTTTGCAAGGCGGCAAAGCCTGGTCACCCGGGGTGGAAAATTTATGGATCCCCTGGCTGATAAACTCCTGGTTTCGGCGGCCCTGATTATGCTGATTGCTCTGGACCGGGTAGCGGCCTGGATGGCCTTTGTGATCATTGGCCGGGAACTGGCGGTTACCGGACTCCGGGCGCTGGCCGCCGCCGAAGGGATTTTGCTGGCCGCCGACCGTTGGGGAAAAATCAAAACCGCCCTCCAGATGAGTGCGCTGTTTGCCCTGATTCTACACTTCCCCTATTGGGGGATAGATTTCCATCAGGTGGGCACCATCCTGCTGTGGCTGGCCCTGCTAGTAACCCTGACCTCGGGAGTCAGTTATTTCCTGAATTTCTTTCGCCAGATTAATTGA
- the folK gene encoding 2-amino-4-hydroxy-6-hydroxymethyldihydropteridine diphosphokinase, translating into METQNSKLKTQLWHIAFIGLGSNLNQPAARLDEARQRLAAEPGIVIDRVSAYYATPPVGVKEQPWFINAVARLHTRLGPEVLLATLLRIETEMGRVRTIHWGPRLIDLDLLLYNDIIMETSTLILPHPELHRRGFVLVPLAEIAPEAWHPRLRQTIAQLLEQLDPGARMAHKL; encoded by the coding sequence CTGGAAACTCAAAACTCAAAACTCAAAACCCAACTATGGCATATCGCCTTTATCGGTTTAGGCTCTAACTTAAACCAACCCGCGGCCCGGCTGGATGAGGCCCGGCAGCGGCTGGCCGCCGAACCAGGAATAGTGATCGACCGGGTCTCCGCTTATTACGCGACCCCGCCGGTCGGCGTCAAGGAGCAGCCCTGGTTTATTAACGCCGTGGCCCGGCTCCACACTCGACTTGGTCCAGAGGTGCTGCTGGCGACGTTGTTAAGGATTGAAACCGAAATGGGGCGGGTGCGGACCATCCATTGGGGCCCGCGCCTCATTGATTTGGACCTTTTGTTATATAATGATATTATTATGGAGACATCGACTCTGATTCTACCCCACCCAGAATTGCACCGGCGGGGTTTTGTATTGGTGCCCCTGGCGGAAATCGCTCCGGAGGCTTGGCATCCGCGGCTCCGACAGACAATTGCCCAACTCCTGGAGCAGCTGGATCCAGGGGCGCGGATGGCCCATAAACTTTGA